The following are from one region of the Verrucomicrobiaceae bacterium genome:
- a CDS encoding sugar phosphate isomerase/epimerase produces the protein MNRRSFLASTFASAATASLSNAAIQAGKLPIGLDHFSVRATGWKAAQYIDYAASLKLDTIFLSELGVFENYEEAYLKSLKAQADRAGLKIYVGTGSVCDSSNTWKPANGTGADHLALTIKIAKALGSPVARCYLGNQKDRATDGGIAKHIENTVKSIKANQSRAEAEGIKIAIENHAGDMQSAELRELIEIAGKGYVGANIDPGNAVWALEEPMQHLEVLGPVTVCSSVRDSMLWEDEKGTVMVQWTAVGEGLVDFKAYAKRFAELAPGVPLQVETISGFARPFETTKEEFWKIFPGHRDSDMYKAWLAMAKRGKKIESFKAPDGPAKKDAEIAHQKAECERSFQWLKNNA, from the coding sequence ATGAACCGCCGCTCCTTCCTCGCCTCCACCTTTGCCTCCGCTGCCACCGCCTCCCTGTCCAATGCCGCCATCCAGGCTGGGAAGCTGCCCATCGGCCTGGATCACTTCTCCGTACGAGCAACAGGCTGGAAAGCCGCTCAATACATCGACTACGCCGCCTCTCTGAAGCTGGACACGATTTTTCTATCGGAGCTAGGCGTGTTCGAAAACTACGAAGAGGCCTATTTGAAGAGCCTCAAGGCTCAAGCCGACCGCGCCGGGCTGAAAATCTATGTCGGCACCGGCAGCGTGTGCGATAGCTCGAACACCTGGAAACCTGCCAATGGCACTGGCGCCGACCATCTGGCTCTCACCATCAAAATCGCCAAGGCCCTCGGCTCCCCAGTCGCCCGCTGCTACCTAGGAAATCAAAAAGACCGCGCCACGGACGGCGGCATCGCCAAACACATCGAAAACACCGTCAAGTCGATCAAAGCCAACCAATCGCGTGCAGAGGCTGAAGGCATCAAAATCGCCATCGAAAACCACGCTGGCGACATGCAAAGCGCCGAGCTGCGCGAGCTCATCGAAATCGCCGGAAAAGGATATGTCGGGGCCAATATCGACCCCGGCAATGCCGTGTGGGCACTGGAAGAGCCGATGCAGCATCTCGAAGTGCTCGGTCCCGTCACCGTCTGCTCCAGCGTGCGTGACAGCATGCTCTGGGAGGATGAAAAAGGCACCGTCATGGTGCAATGGACCGCCGTGGGCGAAGGCCTCGTCGATTTCAAAGCCTACGCCAAGCGCTTCGCCGAGCTCGCCCCAGGCGTCCCGCTCCAGGTCGAGACGATCTCCGGCTTTGCCCGTCCCTTTGAAACGACCAAAGAGGAGTTCTGGAAGATCTTCCCCGGCCACCGCGACAGCGACATGTACAAAGCCTGGCTCGCCATGGCCAAGCGCGGCAAAAAGATCGAAAGCTTCAAAGCACCCGATGGCCCGGCCAAAAAGGACGCCGAAATCGCCCATCAAAAAGCCGAGTGCGAGCGCAGCTTTCAGTGGCTCAAAAACAACGCCTAA